A genomic stretch from Natronogracilivirga saccharolytica includes:
- a CDS encoding glutamine--tRNA ligase/YqeY domain fusion protein — MSEHKSQDNGSSEERTPKNFLEEIIEKDLKEGRQESVLTRFPPEPNGYLHIGHAKSISVNFGLADQYGGETNLRFDDTNPVTETIEYVENIKHDVRWLGYEWARELYASNYFEDLFGFAITLIRKGLAYVDDSSSEEIAAAKGTPTRPGTNSPYRDRSPEENEDLFRRMRDGEFPEGTRTLRAKIDMASPNMLMRDPVIYRIKHAPHHRTGDKWCIYPTYDMAHGQSDAIEKITHSICTLEFMPHRELYDWFIEKLELFPSRQYEFARLNMSYTIMSKRRLLRLVEENYVDGWDDPRMPTISGLRRRGYTPEAIRNFCTRIGVAKRDNLIDVSLLEFCAREHLNKISLRRMVVFDPIKLVITNWPEGQVEQLVSENNPEDDAAGNRMIPFSGELYIERGDFMEDPPRKFFRLGPGRSVRLKSAFIVTCDDFVKDEDGNVTEVHCRYHPDSRSGSDTSGIKAKGTLHWVSIPHAHKIEVREYDRLFDAENPVDEAAKAAKAEESGKAKEAGKAKEAGKAKEAGKAENAVKAENAGKSKNSGKAAEDTHAGKPSNPGAAGSSQDATSPEDASNSAESLQKHDFTDYINKNSLNIISEAYAEPAMADEPSVAENGPKEYYQFMRKGYYVPDKYSTKEKQIFNRTVTLRDTWAKKQKKK; from the coding sequence ATGAGTGAGCATAAAAGTCAGGATAACGGAAGCAGTGAAGAACGCACCCCGAAGAATTTCCTTGAGGAGATTATTGAAAAGGATCTGAAGGAGGGACGCCAAGAATCGGTACTCACACGCTTTCCACCCGAACCCAACGGCTATCTTCACATCGGCCATGCCAAGTCGATCTCTGTGAATTTCGGTCTGGCTGATCAATACGGCGGGGAAACGAACCTTCGCTTTGATGACACCAATCCGGTCACCGAAACCATCGAGTATGTCGAAAACATCAAACACGATGTGCGCTGGCTGGGCTATGAATGGGCACGCGAACTGTATGCCAGCAATTATTTCGAGGATCTGTTCGGGTTCGCCATCACGCTGATCCGCAAGGGCCTGGCCTATGTTGACGACTCGAGTTCCGAAGAAATTGCCGCCGCCAAGGGCACCCCGACCCGCCCCGGGACAAACAGCCCGTATCGCGACCGCAGTCCGGAAGAAAATGAAGACCTTTTCCGGCGGATGCGGGACGGCGAGTTTCCGGAAGGAACCCGCACTCTGCGCGCAAAAATCGATATGGCATCGCCAAATATGCTGATGCGCGATCCGGTCATTTACCGCATCAAACACGCTCCGCACCATCGAACCGGCGACAAATGGTGCATCTACCCAACCTACGACATGGCCCACGGACAATCCGACGCCATCGAAAAGATCACCCATTCCATCTGTACCCTGGAATTCATGCCGCATCGTGAGCTTTACGACTGGTTCATCGAAAAGCTGGAACTGTTTCCATCCCGCCAGTATGAATTTGCCCGCCTCAACATGTCGTACACCATCATGAGCAAGCGAAGACTGCTCAGACTGGTCGAGGAAAATTATGTCGACGGATGGGATGACCCCCGGATGCCGACCATATCCGGCCTGCGCCGGCGCGGATACACCCCCGAAGCTATCCGGAATTTCTGCACCCGAATCGGTGTGGCCAAACGCGACAATCTGATCGATGTGTCACTTCTGGAATTCTGCGCCAGGGAGCATCTCAACAAAATATCGCTCAGGCGGATGGTGGTTTTTGATCCGATCAAACTGGTGATCACCAACTGGCCGGAGGGACAGGTCGAGCAGCTGGTAAGTGAGAACAATCCCGAGGATGATGCGGCCGGTAACCGGATGATCCCGTTCAGCGGTGAACTGTACATCGAGCGCGGTGATTTTATGGAGGATCCGCCGCGCAAGTTTTTCCGGCTGGGACCCGGACGAAGTGTGCGTCTGAAGAGTGCTTTTATCGTCACATGTGATGATTTTGTGAAGGATGAGGATGGAAATGTGACCGAGGTGCATTGCCGGTATCATCCGGACAGCCGCAGTGGCAGCGATACATCCGGAATCAAGGCCAAAGGAACACTGCACTGGGTAAGTATTCCGCATGCGCACAAAATCGAAGTCCGGGAATATGACCGCCTGTTTGATGCCGAAAATCCTGTTGACGAAGCGGCCAAAGCAGCTAAGGCGGAAGAGTCCGGTAAAGCGAAGGAAGCCGGTAAAGCGAAGGAAGCCGGTAAAGCGAAGGAAGCCGGTAAAGCGGAAAATGCCGTTAAAGCGGAAAATGCCGGTAAATCGAAAAATTCCGGTAAGGCGGCAGAGGACACACATGCTGGTAAACCCTCAAATCCGGGAGCAGCCGGTAGTTCACAAGATGCGACATCGCCTGAAGATGCTTCAAATTCGGCAGAAAGCTTACAAAAGCACGATTTCACCGATTACATCAACAAAAACAGCCTGAATATCATCAGTGAAGCCTATGCAGAACCGGCAATGGCTGATGAGCCGTCCGTCGCAGAGAACGGACCGAAGGAGTATTACCAGTTCATGCGCAAAGGGTATTATGTCCCCGACAAGTACTCAACAAAGGAGAAGCAGATCTTCAACCGGACTGTCACCCTGCGCGATACCTGGGCAAAAAAGCAAAAAAAGAAGTAG
- the nadS gene encoding NadS family protein: MKEELFNELTQSIKQAGKIRHGKLPASKRTVIEDPDVAQIRRKYNMNQQEFSALLGISVGTLRNWEQGRRKPHGPAKVLLKIAEKKPKAILESLSS, from the coding sequence ATGAAAGAAGAACTTTTCAATGAGCTTACCCAGAGCATCAAACAAGCTGGAAAAATACGACATGGTAAGTTACCAGCCTCCAAAAGAACCGTCATAGAGGACCCTGACGTGGCTCAGATCAGAAGGAAATACAATATGAACCAACAAGAGTTTTCTGCTTTACTTGGTATCAGTGTCGGCACACTTCGTAATTGGGAGCAAGGACGAAGAAAGCCCCATGGGCCGGCAAAAGTACTTCTTAAAATTGCCGAAAAGAAGCCAAAGGCTATTCTGGAATCACTTTCAAGCTGA
- a CDS encoding integron integrase has translation MPAKKKKLLQQLRDAIRRKGYSLSTEKNYVKWTREYVLFHDKKHPVDMGQDEVTDFLTYLVNKRRVSPSTQNQALCALIFLYRQLLGMEDFYVDKVEWSKKAKRIPVVLSVDEVTKVMDLLQGKALLPLKLMYGAGLRVSECIRLRVQDLDLEYRQLIIRDGKGKKDRTTVAPDALIDGISRQVRLVKRIHDHDLSRGYGEVVLPYALQKKYPSAGKSINWQFLFPSGKLSRDPRTKKISRFHISRESMHRELQRAVRLAGVSKKVTTHTLRHSFATHLLQAGYDIRTVQELLGHNDVSTTMIYTHILKTGGHAVRSPLDATVNPRGFAGRSG, from the coding sequence ATGCCGGCTAAAAAAAAGAAATTGCTTCAGCAACTCAGGGATGCCATCCGAAGAAAGGGCTACAGCCTCAGTACCGAGAAGAATTATGTGAAATGGACTCGTGAATATGTGCTTTTTCATGACAAGAAACATCCGGTGGATATGGGACAGGATGAGGTGACGGATTTTCTTACGTATCTGGTTAACAAGCGCCGTGTATCCCCATCGACCCAGAATCAGGCCCTTTGTGCTTTGATTTTTTTGTACCGGCAGCTTCTGGGAATGGAAGATTTTTATGTGGACAAAGTCGAGTGGTCGAAGAAAGCTAAAAGGATTCCCGTCGTGCTGAGTGTTGATGAGGTTACAAAGGTAATGGATCTGCTTCAGGGGAAAGCATTGCTTCCGTTGAAACTGATGTATGGCGCCGGCTTGCGGGTATCGGAATGCATCAGACTAAGGGTTCAGGATCTTGATCTGGAGTACCGGCAACTTATCATCCGGGACGGCAAAGGGAAAAAGGACCGAACCACCGTTGCTCCTGATGCACTGATCGACGGTATCAGCCGGCAAGTTCGCCTTGTCAAAAGAATTCATGATCATGATTTGAGCAGGGGATATGGTGAGGTCGTCCTGCCTTATGCCTTGCAAAAAAAGTATCCATCAGCCGGAAAAAGCATCAACTGGCAGTTTCTTTTTCCATCCGGCAAACTAAGCCGTGACCCCCGGACGAAAAAGATATCCCGGTTTCATATTTCCAGAGAGTCAATGCACCGGGAATTGCAACGGGCTGTCAGACTTGCAGGAGTATCGAAAAAGGTCACAACCCACACGCTGAGGCACTCTTTTGCAACACACCTGTTGCAGGCCGGTTATGACATCCGGACCGTCCAGGAACTGCTTGGACATAATGATGTTTCAACGACCATGATCTATACTCACATTCTCAAAACGGGCGGTCATGCCGTCAGAAGCCCGCTCGATGCAACTGTTAACCCCAGGGGCTTTGCCGGGCGCTCAGGCTAA
- a CDS encoding type II toxin-antitoxin system Phd/YefM family antitoxin, with product MKRIHLDKDIQPLSAFRANAASIIQKVKKDHRPVVITQHGKGSAILLDVTDYEEMVDTIEMLLEVNQARRELDQGKGVPHQSAMKSVRERLKQLK from the coding sequence ATGAAACGCATCCATCTCGATAAAGACATACAACCTCTTTCGGCTTTTCGCGCTAACGCTGCTTCTATTATTCAGAAAGTCAAGAAAGACCACAGACCGGTTGTCATTACTCAACACGGCAAAGGATCTGCTATCCTACTCGATGTAACCGACTATGAGGAAATGGTTGACACTATCGAGATGCTTCTGGAAGTCAACCAAGCACGCAGAGAATTGGACCAGGGTAAAGGTGTCCCTCACCAAAGTGCAATGAAATCTGTAAGAGAACGATTGAAACAGCTTAAATGA
- a CDS encoding type II toxin-antitoxin system RelE/ParE family toxin, which yields MKIIWSPLSLQKLDYYADYIARDNIDAALAFIDEVEDKALSLKDHPLKGRMIPTLNDEMKRELIIKGNYLLIYEIGDDLIEILTIRHVKQKPK from the coding sequence ATGAAAATAATTTGGTCTCCCCTTTCTCTTCAAAAGCTTGACTACTACGCTGATTACATCGCACGGGACAACATCGATGCCGCTTTAGCTTTTATTGACGAAGTTGAGGATAAAGCTTTGAGTCTGAAAGATCATCCGCTAAAAGGGCGAATGATTCCGACTTTAAACGATGAGATGAAACGCGAGTTGATTATTAAAGGCAATTATCTGCTCATATACGAGATTGGTGACGATCTCATTGAAATTCTGACGATTCGTCATGTCAAACAAAAACCTAAGTAA
- a CDS encoding type II toxin-antitoxin system RelE/ParE family toxin produces the protein MEFVETPIFTKRIKQLISDKDYHLLQLELTIRPESGDLIKQSGGIRKKRWAASGRGKSGGIRVIYYYIDSSNQIYMLFAYPKNEADDLSPDQIKQLRHLVQEYLK, from the coding sequence ATGGAGTTTGTTGAAACACCCATTTTTACAAAACGAATCAAACAGTTGATTTCCGACAAGGACTATCACCTGTTGCAGCTTGAACTTACTATCAGACCTGAATCCGGTGATCTTATCAAACAAAGTGGCGGAATTCGGAAAAAACGCTGGGCCGCTTCCGGACGGGGTAAAAGTGGTGGCATTCGTGTCATTTACTACTACATCGATTCCTCTAACCAGATCTACATGCTTTTTGCGTATCCCAAAAATGAAGCAGATGACCTGTCACCGGATCAAATCAAGCAACTCAGACATTTAGTCCAGGAGTATCTAAAATGA
- a CDS encoding AAA family ATPase: protein MIPNNPDKHIIIVAGPNGSGKTTVAREIIENQNMRYISADDIAYQISPSDPLSARIQAGKLFFSTLDEAVLNRENIIIESTLSGKSLLPKILNYRQNHNFTITIVYVFLANPEMCHKRVTIRVRKGGHHVPYQDISRRFGRSLVIFGTFIGSNAINGI from the coding sequence ATGATCCCGAATAATCCAGATAAACATATCATTATTGTTGCCGGACCCAACGGATCGGGTAAAACTACCGTTGCAAGGGAAATCATTGAAAATCAAAACATGCGTTATATCAGTGCTGATGATATTGCTTATCAGATCTCTCCTTCCGATCCTTTATCGGCTAGAATTCAAGCTGGAAAACTGTTTTTCTCTACTTTAGACGAGGCAGTTCTAAATCGCGAAAACATTATCATCGAATCCACTCTTTCCGGTAAATCTCTACTGCCTAAAATTCTTAATTACCGACAAAATCATAACTTTACCATCACTATCGTATATGTTTTTCTTGCTAACCCTGAAATGTGTCATAAGCGTGTCACTATTCGTGTACGAAAAGGTGGGCATCATGTCCCCTATCAGGATATTTCCCGGAGGTTCGGGCGTAGCCTGGTGATTTTTGGCACTTTTATAGGGAGCAATGCGATCAATGGAATCTGA
- a CDS encoding helix-turn-helix domain-containing protein — MSDLEAYIEKRKAKDPKFAENFESGYQKFKIGAMLKLAREDSGLTQQQLAERLNTKKSAISRIENHAEDIRLSTLEKYAQAFGKTLRLELEDSTEV, encoded by the coding sequence ATGAGTGACCTGGAAGCGTACATCGAAAAACGAAAAGCCAAAGATCCCAAATTTGCGGAGAACTTTGAGTCCGGCTATCAAAAGTTTAAAATCGGGGCAATGCTCAAATTGGCTCGTGAAGACTCCGGCTTAACACAGCAGCAACTCGCCGAACGACTCAATACCAAGAAATCTGCAATTTCAAGGATTGAAAATCATGCCGAAGACATTCGTTTGTCTACTCTTGAAAAGTATGCCCAGGCATTTGGAAAGACGTTACGTCTGGAACTCGAAGATTCAACAGAGGTCTAA